A genomic region of Kribbella sp. NBC_00382 contains the following coding sequences:
- a CDS encoding TetR/AcrR family transcriptional regulator, with the protein MTPGTPKARTPGRRPGGPDTRGDILRAARESFAGKGFTATSLRAVAREAGVDAALIHHYFDSKDELFVESMALPIDPREVAAHVLDGPRDELGRRIITVFLSVWESPDGQQRMKAVLRSVVSSDDVARMMREGITELIMQPVAQALGVPDAPLRVSLVATQLIGMALTRYLIGLEPLASAEMSELIDRMAPVLQYYLTE; encoded by the coding sequence GTGACCCCCGGTACGCCGAAGGCTCGCACCCCTGGCCGTCGGCCCGGCGGACCGGATACTCGGGGAGACATCCTGCGAGCCGCCCGGGAATCCTTTGCTGGTAAGGGGTTTACAGCCACCTCGCTTCGAGCGGTCGCCAGAGAAGCTGGTGTGGATGCGGCGCTGATCCACCACTATTTCGACAGCAAAGACGAGTTGTTCGTCGAGTCGATGGCGCTGCCGATCGACCCGCGTGAGGTGGCGGCGCACGTGCTCGACGGTCCGCGCGACGAGCTCGGCCGGCGGATCATCACCGTCTTCCTCAGCGTCTGGGAGTCGCCCGACGGCCAGCAGCGGATGAAGGCGGTCCTGCGCAGCGTGGTCAGCAGCGACGACGTCGCCCGGATGATGCGGGAGGGCATCACCGAGCTGATCATGCAACCGGTGGCCCAGGCTCTCGGCGTACCGGATGCACCGCTACGGGTGTCCCTCGTCGCCACCCAGCTGATCGGGATGGCGCTGACCCGCTACCTGATCGGCCTCGAGCCGCTCGCCTCCGCCGAGATGTCCGAGCTGATCGACCGGATGGCCCCGGTCCTCCAGTACTACCTCACCGAGTGA
- a CDS encoding sugar phosphate isomerase/epimerase family protein: protein MTRDTVKIGLSNASVYPESTASCFELAARLGYDGVEVMVGIDPLSTQIDAIQRLVDYHQLPVLAIHAPCLLITQRVWGTDPWGKLERSAEAAKELGADVVVVHPPFRWQRDYARGFVEGIARLEAESGIIFAVENMYPWRAPGKGLQAYAPSWDPTEQTYAHTTLDLSHASTAEQDCVELAATMGSTLRHIHLTDGTGSAKDEHLVPGRGTQRAGDLLQVLANQEFDGHIIIEINTRRATSRSEREVDLIESLEFTRKHFVRTADAAVGRRSAFAVSSSGEVSELDS, encoded by the coding sequence ATGACCCGCGACACCGTGAAGATCGGCCTCTCCAACGCTTCGGTGTACCCGGAGTCGACCGCCAGCTGCTTCGAGCTGGCGGCCCGGCTCGGGTACGACGGGGTCGAGGTGATGGTCGGTATCGACCCGCTGAGCACCCAGATCGATGCGATCCAGCGGCTGGTCGACTACCACCAGCTGCCGGTGCTGGCGATCCACGCGCCCTGTCTGCTGATCACCCAGCGGGTCTGGGGTACCGACCCGTGGGGCAAGCTCGAGCGCAGCGCGGAGGCGGCGAAGGAGCTGGGCGCCGACGTGGTCGTCGTGCATCCGCCGTTCCGGTGGCAGCGCGACTACGCGCGCGGGTTCGTCGAGGGCATCGCACGGCTCGAGGCGGAGTCCGGGATCATCTTCGCGGTCGAGAACATGTACCCCTGGCGCGCGCCTGGCAAGGGCCTGCAGGCGTACGCGCCGAGCTGGGACCCGACCGAGCAGACCTACGCGCACACCACGCTCGACCTGTCGCACGCCTCGACCGCCGAGCAGGACTGCGTCGAGCTGGCCGCGACGATGGGCAGCACGCTGCGGCACATCCACCTGACCGACGGCACGGGCTCGGCGAAGGACGAACACCTGGTACCGGGCCGCGGTACCCAGCGTGCGGGCGACCTGCTGCAGGTGCTCGCCAACCAGGAGTTCGACGGCCACATCATCATCGAGATCAACACCCGGCGCGCCACCAGCCGGTCCGAGCGCGAGGTCGACCTGATCGAGTCGCTCGAGTTCACCCGCAAGCACTTCGTCCGTACCGCCGACGCCGCCGTCGGCCGCCGCTCCGCCTTCGCTGTCTCCAGTTCCGGTGAGGTGTCGGAGCTCGACTCGTGA
- a CDS encoding Ppx/GppA phosphatase family protein: MRLGVLDVGSNTVHLLVVDAHRGAAPLPAYSHKTELRLAEHLEKDGRIAQSGSDELVSFISEAAELAADKGCESVMAFATSALREAPNGEKVLDRVRAQTEVDLQVLTGQDEARLTFLAVRRWFGWSSGRLAVFDIGGGSLEIAAGSDEEPTVAVSVPLGAGRLTRESLTQDPPDKDEVKALRRRIRIEMAAVAGDVLRAGKPQRAVATSKTFRSLARITGAAPSDDGPYVPRSLNRDALTEWLPKLIAMTAHERGELPGVSAGRSSQVVAGALVADAVMDLFDLTSLEVCPWALREGVILSRLDQLQPR; encoded by the coding sequence ATGCGCCTCGGTGTACTCGACGTGGGATCCAATACCGTCCACCTTCTCGTGGTGGACGCACATCGTGGTGCCGCGCCGCTGCCGGCGTACTCGCACAAGACCGAGCTGAGGCTCGCCGAGCACCTCGAGAAGGACGGCCGGATCGCCCAGTCCGGGTCGGACGAGCTGGTCTCGTTCATCTCCGAGGCGGCCGAGCTGGCCGCCGACAAGGGCTGCGAGTCGGTGATGGCGTTCGCCACCTCCGCGCTCCGTGAGGCGCCGAACGGTGAGAAGGTGCTCGACCGGGTCCGGGCCCAGACCGAGGTCGACCTCCAGGTGCTGACCGGCCAGGACGAGGCGCGGCTGACGTTCCTCGCCGTCCGCCGGTGGTTCGGCTGGTCGTCCGGCCGGCTGGCCGTCTTCGACATCGGTGGCGGCTCACTGGAGATCGCGGCCGGGTCCGACGAGGAGCCGACGGTCGCCGTGTCCGTGCCGCTGGGCGCCGGCCGGCTGACCCGGGAGTCGCTGACCCAGGACCCGCCGGACAAGGACGAGGTCAAGGCGTTGCGCCGCCGGATCCGGATCGAGATGGCCGCGGTCGCCGGCGACGTACTCCGGGCAGGCAAGCCCCAGCGTGCCGTTGCGACGAGCAAAACCTTCCGCTCCCTGGCGAGGATCACCGGCGCGGCCCCGTCCGACGACGGGCCCTACGTGCCGCGCTCGCTCAATCGCGACGCCCTGACCGAGTGGCTGCCGAAGCTGATCGCGATGACCGCTCATGAGCGCGGGGAGCTGCCGGGCGTCTCGGCGGGCCGATCGAGCCAGGTGGTCGCGGGCGCGCTGGTCGCCGACGCCGTGATGGACCTTTTCGACCTGACCTCGCTCGAGGTCTGCCCGTGGGCTTTGCGCGAAGGCGTGATCCTGTCCCGCCTCGACCAGTTGCAGCCCCGATGA
- a CDS encoding VOC family protein: MRLDHLSYAAGPDGYKATVERLSAVLGAEFVDGGVHPRFGTVNHILPLENDRYIEVVDVLDHPSSDKAPFGQAVRARKELGGGWLGWVVAVRDMARMEQRLGRDAVPGNRHRPDGANITWRQIGVKGLMADPQLPFFIHWDDLTQHPSVGGKGIKLTGLEIAGDPTRVTDWIGHPADHLLDDLDVAWVGPNGQPGLVAAVFQTPDGIVRL, encoded by the coding sequence ATGCGCCTGGATCATCTGTCTTACGCGGCCGGACCCGACGGGTACAAGGCAACGGTCGAGCGGCTGTCCGCCGTGCTCGGCGCGGAGTTCGTCGACGGTGGCGTGCACCCGCGCTTCGGCACGGTGAACCACATCCTGCCGCTGGAGAACGACCGCTACATCGAGGTCGTCGACGTGCTCGACCACCCGTCCTCGGACAAGGCGCCGTTCGGGCAGGCGGTACGGGCTCGCAAGGAGCTCGGCGGCGGCTGGCTCGGCTGGGTGGTCGCCGTCCGCGACATGGCCCGGATGGAGCAGCGCCTCGGGCGTGACGCCGTCCCCGGCAACCGGCACCGGCCGGACGGGGCTAACATCACCTGGCGCCAGATCGGCGTCAAGGGACTCATGGCCGACCCGCAACTGCCGTTCTTCATCCACTGGGACGACCTGACCCAACACCCCTCCGTCGGCGGCAAGGGCATCAAGCTGACCGGCCTCGAGATCGCCGGCGACCCGACCCGGGTCACCGACTGGATCGGCCACCCGGCCGACCACCTGCTCGACGACCTCGACGTCGCCTGGGTCGGCCCCAACGGTCAGCCCGGTCTGGTCGCTGCCGTCTTCCAGACCCCGGACGGCATCGTCCGGCTCTGA
- a CDS encoding peptidase E has translation MSASQIFAISGILTGDRSRTRDLISYAVSLAAVEDRPTRFCFIPTAEGDNPYVVEWFEGAFGNDPTVEASTLTLFTRPNVPDVRKHLLAQDVLWVGGGSVVNLMAVWRAHGLPEILHECWQNGVVMAGQSAGSLCWHIGGPTDSFSGSLDAFSNGLGWLPWSNGVHDDLADQPRRTTYRRLVASGELPPGYATEDGVGLHYLDGAFHEAVSVKPDARAWYVEADRETEIVPRLL, from the coding sequence ATGAGCGCATCGCAGATCTTCGCGATCTCTGGGATCCTCACCGGAGATCGCTCGCGCACCCGCGATCTGATCTCGTACGCCGTATCGCTCGCCGCCGTCGAAGACCGCCCGACCCGCTTCTGCTTCATCCCGACCGCAGAAGGCGACAACCCCTATGTGGTCGAGTGGTTCGAAGGTGCCTTCGGCAACGACCCGACCGTCGAAGCCAGCACCCTGACCCTCTTCACCCGCCCCAACGTGCCGGACGTCCGCAAACACCTGCTGGCCCAGGATGTCCTCTGGGTCGGCGGCGGCAGCGTCGTCAACCTGATGGCGGTCTGGCGAGCGCATGGCCTCCCCGAGATCCTCCACGAGTGCTGGCAGAACGGCGTCGTGATGGCCGGCCAGAGCGCCGGCAGCCTCTGCTGGCACATCGGCGGACCGACCGATTCGTTCAGCGGGTCATTGGATGCCTTCAGCAACGGCCTCGGCTGGCTCCCGTGGAGCAACGGCGTCCACGACGACCTCGCCGACCAGCCCCGGCGTACGACGTACCGGCGCTTGGTCGCCTCGGGTGAACTTCCGCCCGGCTACGCAACCGAGGACGGCGTCGGGCTCCACTACCTCGACGGCGCTTTCCACGAGGCCGTCTCGGTGAAGCCCGACGCCCGCGCCTGGTACGTCGAAGCCGACCGGGAGACCGAGATCGTGCCCCGACTGCTGTGA
- a CDS encoding VOC family protein: MDHLVYATPDLAATVAAFTAATGLTPMPGGVHVGRGTRNELVGLGPGRYLEIIGPDLGQPDPESPRPFGIDELAQPRVVTWAIGSTDLDAAVAAARAAGFDPGEPEGMSRSTPEGDLLEWRLTSAFTEPTGLVPFLIDWGRTVHPSSRGLPQAELVSFMGFAPQPGEVAWMLDAVGAELALAAGEAGLSVVLGTPRGVVRLEEL, encoded by the coding sequence ATGGATCATCTCGTCTACGCGACACCGGACCTGGCGGCGACCGTTGCCGCCTTCACGGCAGCGACCGGGCTGACTCCAATGCCAGGTGGCGTGCATGTCGGCCGCGGAACTCGCAACGAGTTGGTCGGGCTCGGCCCTGGGCGCTATCTGGAGATCATCGGGCCTGATCTGGGGCAGCCGGATCCTGAGTCGCCACGGCCGTTCGGGATCGATGAGTTGGCGCAGCCGCGGGTGGTTACCTGGGCGATCGGGTCGACGGATCTGGATGCTGCTGTTGCGGCGGCTCGGGCCGCTGGGTTCGATCCGGGTGAGCCGGAGGGGATGTCGCGGAGTACGCCGGAAGGGGACCTGCTGGAGTGGCGGCTGACGTCGGCGTTCACTGAGCCGACGGGGTTGGTGCCGTTCCTGATCGACTGGGGGCGGACGGTCCACCCGAGTAGTCGGGGGCTGCCTCAGGCGGAGCTGGTTTCGTTCATGGGGTTTGCGCCGCAGCCGGGCGAGGTCGCTTGGATGCTCGATGCGGTGGGGGCGGAGCTGGCTTTGGCTGCTGGGGAGGCGGGGCTGAGCGTAGTACTGGGGACGCCTCGTGGAGTGGTTCGGTTAGAGGAGCTCTAG
- a CDS encoding WS/DGAT/MGAT family O-acyltransferase produces MTAVGPLDAMFLLGETREQAMHVGGLMLFELPEGARDQVFPDGTRDYVARLYEDITQNQTINPLFTRRVRHRALDLGYWSWDQDRDIDLEYHVRLSGLARPGRYRELFELTSRLHGTLLDRHRPLWEMHLIEGVQGRRFAVYSKIHHSLIDGVTALKWMQNTLTADPTQTEMPATYALPDRVLADQPSSSSVGEPVASGLAGGLPTAAELFSAVGRLPGEAGKAVGGVGRLLADVAGLSPVGFRSALRALQHEHSSVAFKAPQTVFNQPISAARRFAAQSWPMERLEKVRAMTGATLNDVMLAMCSGALRNYLIDLRALPDKGLTAMVPVSLRGADGNGTGGGNSLATLIADLATDEIDPEQRIRRIMDSTTYGKGVLSQLSPMQNLMIGALGLGSAGPAAVIPGLAGRTPPPYNLVISNIPGPSDSPLYWNRSRLLGTYPASIVLNGQALNISVTSYDHQLHFGLVGCRRTVPHLQRLLAHLETSLAELELL; encoded by the coding sequence ATGACCGCAGTGGGACCGCTGGACGCGATGTTCTTGCTCGGTGAGACGCGCGAACAGGCGATGCACGTCGGCGGACTGATGCTCTTCGAGTTGCCCGAGGGCGCCCGGGACCAGGTCTTTCCCGACGGCACCCGGGATTACGTGGCGCGGCTGTACGAGGACATCACCCAGAACCAGACGATCAATCCGCTCTTCACCCGCCGGGTCCGGCACCGCGCGCTCGACCTCGGCTACTGGTCCTGGGACCAGGATCGGGACATCGATCTCGAGTACCACGTGAGGCTCTCCGGGTTGGCCCGGCCCGGCCGGTACCGGGAGCTCTTCGAGCTGACCAGTCGCCTCCACGGCACCCTGCTGGACCGCCACCGCCCGCTCTGGGAGATGCACCTCATCGAGGGGGTCCAGGGGCGTCGCTTCGCCGTGTACAGCAAGATCCACCACTCGCTGATCGACGGGGTCACCGCGCTGAAGTGGATGCAGAACACGCTGACCGCTGATCCGACCCAGACGGAGATGCCGGCCACTTACGCGCTGCCGGATCGTGTGCTCGCGGACCAGCCCAGCAGTTCTTCTGTTGGCGAGCCGGTGGCGTCTGGTCTTGCTGGTGGGCTGCCGACGGCGGCTGAGTTGTTCTCCGCGGTCGGGCGGTTGCCGGGTGAGGCCGGCAAGGCGGTCGGGGGAGTCGGGCGGCTGCTGGCGGATGTCGCCGGGCTGTCGCCGGTCGGGTTCAGGAGTGCGCTGCGAGCTCTGCAGCACGAGCATTCGTCGGTGGCCTTCAAGGCGCCGCAGACGGTCTTCAACCAGCCGATCAGCGCGGCGCGACGGTTCGCGGCGCAGTCGTGGCCGATGGAGCGGTTGGAGAAGGTGCGCGCGATGACCGGCGCGACCCTCAACGACGTGATGCTCGCGATGTGTTCAGGGGCCTTGCGCAACTACTTGATCGACCTCAGAGCCCTTCCGGACAAGGGTTTGACGGCGATGGTGCCGGTGTCACTGCGTGGTGCCGACGGCAACGGTACGGGTGGTGGGAACTCGCTCGCCACGCTGATCGCGGACCTGGCGACGGACGAGATCGACCCCGAGCAACGCATTCGCCGGATCATGGACTCGACCACCTACGGCAAGGGCGTCCTGTCCCAACTCAGCCCGATGCAGAACCTGATGATCGGCGCGCTCGGCCTAGGCTCGGCCGGCCCCGCCGCCGTCATCCCGGGATTGGCCGGCCGCACCCCACCGCCGTACAACCTGGTCATCTCCAACATCCCAGGCCCGTCGGACAGTCCCCTCTACTGGAACCGCTCCCGCCTCCTCGGCACCTACCCGGCGTCGATCGTCCTCAACGGCCAGGCCCTCAACATCAGCGTCACCAGCTACGACCACCAACTCCATTTCGGCCTGGTCGGCTGCCGCCGCACCGTCCCCCACCTCCAACGCCTGCTGGCGCATCTGGAGACATCGCTGGCCGAGCTAGAGCTCCTCTAA
- a CDS encoding beta-N-acetylhexosaminidase — protein sequence MSEQIAIVPAPRELVVADGQWVSADPAGDAVRTVVENLGATEYRIDVTPDGARLSAGSEESLRYAEQTYKQLLDAATEVDGGLAVPAVHIADAPRFGWRGMMLDVSRHFMPKEFVLRVIDAIELHRMNVLHLHLTDDQGWRVQIDAFPKLTEVGAWRPETMVGKMSHGQTEFTYDGTRHGGFYTKDDLREIVAYAGERGITVVPEIDLPGHMQAAIAAYPELGNNPDQQLGVRQVWGISDDVLNVNDATVDFVRTVLREVLDIFPGPYIHLGGDECPDVQWRTSEAAQARQAELGLTDAGQLQGWFTEQVSAVLTEDGRRLVGWDEMVETDCPKSAVIMAWRGPDRGEVAAKAGHDVVMAPNQSVYFDYYQGDPETEPLAIGHFTPLEKVYDFEVIPPGLTAEEEARIVGTQCQVWTEYMEGPERVGYMLLPRLSAFAERAWGSPKTSYDEFLDRLRPHLTRIEALGLTYRPLD from the coding sequence ATGTCCGAACAGATCGCGATCGTCCCCGCCCCCCGAGAGCTCGTCGTCGCCGACGGCCAGTGGGTCAGCGCCGACCCGGCCGGCGACGCCGTCCGTACCGTCGTAGAGAACCTCGGCGCTACGGAGTACCGGATCGATGTGACGCCCGATGGCGCCCGGCTGTCGGCTGGCTCCGAGGAGTCGCTGCGGTACGCCGAGCAGACCTACAAGCAGCTGCTCGACGCGGCGACCGAGGTCGACGGCGGGCTCGCCGTGCCGGCCGTGCACATCGCCGACGCGCCGCGGTTCGGCTGGCGCGGCATGATGCTGGACGTCAGCCGGCACTTCATGCCGAAGGAGTTCGTGCTGCGGGTGATCGACGCGATCGAGCTGCACAGGATGAACGTGCTGCACCTGCACCTGACCGACGACCAGGGCTGGCGGGTCCAGATCGACGCGTTCCCGAAGCTCACCGAGGTCGGCGCCTGGCGGCCCGAGACCATGGTCGGCAAGATGTCGCACGGCCAGACGGAGTTCACCTACGACGGGACGCGGCACGGCGGCTTCTACACGAAGGATGACCTGCGCGAGATCGTCGCGTACGCGGGTGAGCGGGGCATCACCGTCGTACCGGAGATCGACCTGCCCGGTCACATGCAGGCGGCCATCGCGGCGTACCCGGAGCTCGGCAACAACCCGGACCAGCAGCTCGGCGTCCGGCAGGTCTGGGGCATCAGCGACGACGTGCTGAACGTCAATGACGCGACGGTCGACTTCGTCCGGACGGTACTGCGGGAGGTGCTCGACATCTTCCCCGGTCCGTACATCCACCTGGGCGGCGACGAGTGCCCCGATGTCCAGTGGCGGACGTCCGAGGCGGCGCAGGCGCGGCAGGCTGAGCTGGGGCTCACGGATGCGGGGCAGCTGCAGGGGTGGTTCACCGAGCAGGTCTCGGCGGTACTGACCGAGGATGGCCGGCGCCTGGTCGGCTGGGACGAGATGGTCGAGACGGACTGCCCGAAGAGCGCCGTGATCATGGCGTGGCGTGGGCCGGACCGTGGTGAGGTGGCGGCGAAGGCCGGCCACGACGTGGTGATGGCGCCGAACCAGTCGGTGTACTTCGACTACTACCAGGGCGACCCGGAGACCGAGCCGCTGGCGATCGGGCACTTCACGCCGCTGGAGAAGGTCTACGACTTCGAGGTGATCCCGCCCGGCCTGACCGCTGAGGAGGAGGCCCGGATCGTCGGGACCCAGTGCCAGGTCTGGACGGAGTACATGGAGGGCCCGGAGCGCGTCGGCTACATGCTGCTGCCGCGACTGTCGGCCTTCGCCGAGCGCGCTTGGGGGTCGCCGAAGACCTCGTACGACGAGTTCCTGGACCGGCTGCGGCCGCACCTGACCCGCATCGAGGCTCTCGGATTGACCTACCGTCCGCTCGACTGA
- a CDS encoding MFS transporter, which yields MPADPIDPALPAQDVVPATAASLQRGTLRVLVASNVLGGVAVASGFAVSGLLAENISGSTSMAGFAATSTTLGAAILAVPLAKLARSQGRRSSLTAGYLIATAGALLSIVAAQIDSLALLLFAGCLFGSGSAANLQSRYAATDAADPKHVASSLSLVVWATTIGVIVGPNLTGVGGSVGTSLGVLALAGPYVFSVAAFGLALATVWFGLRRLQQVTVRTTLERQPLASTFRTVMAIPHARLGLIAIASAHAVMVGVMSMTSVHLRHHGASLTIVGFVISGHVAGMYALSPVMGYLADRIGRIPTIAIGLTILAGAMTVAALAPDDAHGLTAIALFLLGLGWSACLVAGSTLLSRSVPDEIRTSAQGLSDLTMGIFASLAGTSAGPILAQLGFHWLAVLCGLLLVPVALLTLTTRTVRTAS from the coding sequence GTGCCCGCCGACCCCATCGACCCTGCTCTGCCCGCGCAGGACGTAGTACCGGCTACTGCAGCCTCTCTGCAGCGGGGGACGTTGCGCGTGCTGGTCGCGAGCAACGTGCTGGGTGGAGTGGCTGTCGCCAGCGGGTTCGCGGTGTCGGGGTTGCTCGCGGAGAACATCTCGGGGTCGACCTCGATGGCGGGGTTCGCCGCCACCTCGACGACACTCGGTGCCGCGATCCTCGCCGTGCCGTTGGCCAAACTGGCTCGCTCGCAGGGGCGGCGCAGCTCGCTGACCGCGGGCTACCTGATCGCCACCGCGGGCGCGCTGCTCAGCATCGTCGCTGCGCAGATCGACTCGCTGGCGCTGCTGCTCTTCGCAGGCTGCCTGTTCGGCAGTGGCTCGGCAGCGAACCTGCAATCCCGGTACGCCGCGACCGACGCAGCCGACCCCAAACACGTCGCCAGCTCGCTGTCGCTGGTCGTCTGGGCCACCACCATCGGCGTCATCGTCGGCCCCAACCTGACCGGCGTCGGCGGCTCGGTCGGCACCTCGCTCGGCGTACTCGCCCTGGCCGGCCCCTACGTCTTCTCCGTCGCGGCCTTCGGCCTGGCCCTGGCCACCGTCTGGTTCGGCCTGCGCCGCCTCCAACAGGTCACCGTCAGAACCACTCTCGAACGCCAGCCACTCGCCTCCACCTTCCGCACCGTGATGGCGATCCCGCACGCGAGACTCGGCCTGATCGCGATCGCCTCCGCGCACGCGGTGATGGTCGGCGTGATGTCGATGACGTCGGTTCACCTACGCCACCACGGCGCCTCGCTCACCATCGTCGGCTTCGTGATCAGCGGCCACGTCGCCGGTATGTACGCCCTGTCTCCCGTGATGGGCTACCTCGCCGACCGGATCGGCCGGATCCCGACCATCGCCATCGGCCTGACCATCCTGGCCGGCGCGATGACGGTCGCGGCCCTCGCGCCGGACGACGCCCACGGCCTGACGGCGATCGCTCTCTTCCTGCTCGGCCTCGGCTGGTCCGCCTGCCTGGTGGCCGGCTCGACCCTGCTCTCCCGCTCGGTCCCGGACGAGATCCGTACCTCCGCGCAGGGCCTGTCCGACCTCACGATGGGCATCTTCGCCTCCCTCGCCGGCACCAGTGCGGGCCCGATCCTGGCTCAGCTCGGCTTCCACTGGCTCGCAGTACTGTGCGGCCTTCTGCTGGTACCGGTCGCTCTGCTCACGCTCACGACCAGAACTGTCCGTACTGCGAGTTAG